GCACGTCCTTCTTTAGTGCCAGATTTCTCGAGAATGTCTACAATTGACTCAGCCACTAATGGCAATGTCTCTAACGAGTAGATGGTTTCTGAACTTATGATGAAGTCGATTGCGTATTTCTCGATCAACTGATTGAACTGAGTGCCCCACGAGCCAGAAATAAACACTAATTCGACATTGTACTCTTTTAAATCATTAATGAATGTGTCTATCAACGCATCAGtgatcaacaactcgtCGTTTTTCAAGTACGGAATGTCTTCGCTTGTAGTCAAGTCATGCAAAAGTTGGGGTTCCAAAGTGGACGCCCAATGAATGAGGATATTTGGCAAACTGACCAATCTCAAAACTTCCTGGTTGAAATCAGACAAGATGACTTTGATTGGATTTCTGTTTTTCCTTTGAAATTTCTGCAACAAAAGAAAGCTGGAAGGTAGCGAAGTACCACAACCAAAATCCAAATAGGACGAGTACGTTGACAAAAGCGAATCTGATTGGATAAACTTAGCCAATAAGTCTACAGTGTCATACGAACACTCCCAACTCTTGAATCCTCCTTCGTAAACtctcttttccaagtcctTGTCATTGAGATCAATCAAGATTTCATTGATCTTCGTATTCTCTTGATTGTCTTCTGTCATCACCTGGTGCTTTACATCAAAAAGTTCACGTCTGTAAACAATATTTTGTCCAATGGGAGTTGTATAGTTGTCAAAAGTCAACCTCACATTTCTCAAAGTCTGTAATAACGACTCCGTTGAGTGAATCACTGGTAGGTTCTGTCTCTCAATTGTAGATGAGAACGTACTTAATGAGTTCGGCACcttttcatttccattgaCTTTTTGATAATCGCTCAAATGGGTGTGAGACGACTCTTCAAAGTCGTCATCGCTGAAGTCCTCTTTAGTGAACCCgaaagaaaatgacatTTTCGCAAAGGATAGATTCGTACCtttaattcttcattgaacATTTAGAGATGACATCTTTTAGAGATGGGGTTCTACATTTTTTTTGTCGCGCATTTTTGCGACAATACTTTATGACAAACTTTGGATTGCAAATGAAGCGCAAAATGCGCACTAAATAGAAACTATAGCAAATTAATTTAACGGAAGAATTAGCTTAACTTTTTAAACGAATTACCAAGTAAGGGTGAATTGCTTAGCGAAAGCACCTTCTTTGGTATACTTTTCCAAACCTGTGACGAAAATAGTTGAATTTTCGTAACTGAACTTGACCTTTGAATCCTCGAATTCGACCTGCTTAGGCTTCTTCTCCACACCCAAGATGGTAATATTGGCCAATGGCTGCGAAACATTGTATTCTCCAAAACTCGATGCTGTCAACAGCTTGCTGTGAGCAACAAAGTCAACATACaaagattcttcaatttccaaaGATTCCCCATCGTCAAGGTAGAGCTTTCCTGAAGCATTACCTTCATTGTCCAAAGCTACAAGCAATGCAAATGGATTCTCTCTGGATTCAGCAACAGTGTAGCCTGGTTCTTGAAGTGGCAAAATGTGACCACCTCTGACATGCAATGGGATGTGACCCAATGGTGCAGCCAAGGtttcattctttccatttctgaAGTCTTGCTTTTCGTGAGTGTACCAATCGTAGTAGACTTCTGAGACACCAGCACCTGGGAAAACACCCTTGGTCTTGTTGACACCTGGTTCTAAAACTGGAGTAACAATCAAGGCATCACCAACAAACAATTGGTTGTCGATACCgttgtacttcttctcgtaTGGGAATTGCCACGACAAGGATCTCAAGATTGGCAAACCAGTAACATGTGATTCGTGCAACAAGGTATAGTAGTATGGCAACAACAAGTATCTGATAGCCATTGAGGTTCTCGTGGcatcagcaacagaagaCCAAACGTATGGTTCTTGAGAAATGGCTCCCAAAACATTGTGGTTTCTGTAGAATGGGAAGAACGAACCCAATTGCATCCATCTCGAGCACAATTCAGCATCCGAGTTTCCATTGAAACCACAAACATCAACTCCAAAGAAAGGAATACCAGAAAGACCCATGCTGAATGCCTGAGGAATAGAGAAGTACATCATGTCATAGTCAGCATTGTTGTCACCACCCCAGTGACCCATGTAATGGCCAGCACCGGAGAAGGTAGAACGGGCAATAATAAATGGCCTCTTGTTTGGGAAGATTTCCAACAAAGCAGCGTGGATAGCCTTTTCTTGTAAGAATCCGTAGAGATTATGGATATCATATTCAACAGTGCCATCTGCATGAGTTGCATTTGGAGAAACTGCATGAGTTGCAAGATCATGATCACCTTGGGCGTGGTTGATAGCGTAAGGTGGGTAGTTGATGTTTCCCTTACCTGGCAACAATGTGTTCATGGAGTCGattgaagcagaagagcTTGATGGACTGGGCTTAGAAGTAGTGGCTGTAGCAGCAATTGAACTGGAAATAGACTTCCATTCAGTTGAGTTCGAAACGTTGAAACCTGATGGATATTGAGTAACTTCGCCTCCAACCAAGAATGGTGGATCTGCTGGGTTTTCAAAGTATCTGCCAGTACCACACGAACCAACACAGAAAGAACTGACTTCGTTCATATCGGACCAAATACCATCGAATGGGATTCTGTCGTGCCATTCTTTAAACATCTCGTTCCACCAGTCTTGTGTATTGTTAGCAAGGAAATCTGGGAAAGCGGTGTAACCGGGCCAAACAGCACCAATGTATAAAGAGCCATCTGGGTTCTTAAGGAAGATGTCAGATTCGTTACCGGCATGGAAGGGGGTATAGTCATTGTCAGTTTCATTATTTGGATTTGGAACGTAAATTGCTGCATCGAAGATTGGAACATAGTGTTGGTTGTTCTTGTGTAGcttgtccaagaagtccTGGTACTTGTCAGTTGGGTATCTATGTGGGTCATTTGTGAAATCCTTGTATGAGTCCATGTAATCGATATCAGACCAGATGGTTTCCAATGgaatattgaaattcttgaagttggttACTACATCTTCCAAGTCCTCGATTTCACGATAACCCCATCTACACTGGTGATATCCAAGAGCCCAGTATGGTTGGAAAGCTGGCAATCCTATTTCTGAAACATATTGTTGAATAACATCCTTAGGGTCAGGACCGCTGAAGAAGTATAAGTCAATAACTCCAGAAAGTGCTCTCCAGGTCAAAGattgttcttcaaaaatgaCTTCTTGGATAGCAGATGTTCTCCAGTAGACACCATGGGTGGTATTTGAATTGTATCTTTGGTCATAGTAAACAGGATGAACACCGTAAATGTTACCGTCGATAGGGTCACCAACATCGTTAGCGAACAAAGTCTTTACAGTTCCTGGCAAACTCAAAGAACCATGGATGGACTCGCCTAATCCAGAAATTGCATACCCCTTTGGCAAAGTGGTgttgaattgaatgaattgGTTGGAAAATACCAATGGATTACCATCAGTGGAAAACAAAACCTCTCCGGTAGAAGCTCTAACCACTTCAAACGAGAAGTCATCCGAGTGGTACTGGAAGACTAAGTCAGAGTCTTCGAAATTGAATGAATTGACATCTCCTTCGATAGTTGGCTTCACAACCAAGTCTTCAGGCAAAATGTAGACATCGGTTAAGTTTGTTGGTTCAATATGAACATTCAAACGCTTGTCAGACTGGTAAGTCACCGTCAAGTTCAAATGATCAAAGTCATAACCATAGATATTAGTAGCCTCCTTTAACTCGAGAATACCGGTCAATCCTCTTGGTGTGGAGGTAACATTGACCAAAGTGTAACCCTTTGCTTCCTGGTTAGCATCAACAGCAGTATCATTGAGGATGTTAGGAACCTGCTTAACACCTAAAGTCAAGTCATTGGGAACTGTTGCTCGAGAGTCTCCACTTGAGGAGGTGCTCGAAGCGACCTCTGactcagaagaagaaattgcagCACCAAGCACAGAGTTTGTCACTCCAAGAGCGACAACCGAAGATTTTATTAAGTCTCTGAATATCATCTTGTGCACACTGAGGATGTATAATTCTAATGGGAATATACGTATTACTTAGGAATTGGTCGACTATTTATATTTTGCCATCACCACCATTATGTTGCGGATGGCACGGAATTCATAACCACATTCCTCTGTCTCCTATACGAGTACTAGACGCAAGCAGTTGAAAGTTGTCTGTTTTGGATCAGTGGAACAACTCCATATGTACCTGAAATTTCGGAACAATTCACATATataataatattattatGCATAAAATGTGTCTACCAATATAGTGGGGAACCCAAAGCCCACACAAGCTGCGCAAGCCCCCACGCAATTTTAATCCGATCCACTCCTAGGATGGCTACTTTTGATTTATCCTAcaattcttggaaattatctatctgGCGTACTGAAGTGGCTCATTGGAATTGGAGAAATATACAGATTAAGTTTGGTTTGACAAGTCGACGTTCAAGTTAAGTATCATGCAAATGAAAGTGTCAAAAAAGCCGTAACTGAATATGAAATTCCGAGATTTTCAAACATGGGGTAACTGCCGGGAGGCGGCCACTAGCACAGTTTCCTCCAAGATGAATATGCATTTGTGGAGTTTGTCCTATTGTTTTCTTCGCATAATTAGAGCGGAGCGCGGATAAATAGTCTACTTTCATTGTCGCAATAATCTTCTATAAAGCGAAGTGGTCCAATGGGAGGATCACACTGGTGCCACATGAAAGTAGATAGTTAGACAATAGAGCAATATTGTTCACAAAAATCCGAAATAGGGGCTTCGTGACCAGAATGGATAGTAGTATTTATGCATAAATTGATTTTTTGACAATTCTTGCAAGAGGAGGCCGTGGAACAACCTTTCCATTACtattttccatcttgaTTACAAAGCGAGATCTCAATTACAATTGAATTTTAACTTCGCCCGAAATAAGTAGGTCCAAGACTTTGTTTCGCCAGGCACTTCCGGACTATTGCGAAGTATCTGTCATTATAGACATTGCACTTCAGTTGATTATTGTCTAAATAGCTATAAAGTAGGTCTCAGTTCTTTAGAACTATAAATCTCTGCAGAGATTTAACAGCAAAAACGTATTTGCTTCATTTATGTGCACCGAAGTTGTCTGTCTATCTGCAAATTTTCATTCACTTTTGTAGTTGAAATATTTGCAGAATCTTCCCTCGTGATATTAATTATTATGTAGACATATGGTTATTTGAAAAGTGGTTCGTTATTTACGTGGAGTTTCGCAACCTTTGGCCACAAAAAATATTAGCAGAATAATTGCCatataaatttttcattttaAGTTTCATTATATTTCAAACTTTTTGAATGCTTTCATGGGAAATCTACAAGATGTACTCTAAATTAGCTTTTATTCTAGATCCTGAAAATATGTTTCCTCAAAATCTATTCGAAAATTTATGAAAATGTAGACCAAAAATACATACATTCACTGAAATCATGGAAAATGGCTATAATTCAAAGACattaacttcttgaacacaAATATGATACACAAATCATTGCCACCTCTACTCCAATAAGGCgcttgaaaaattttcaactcACCCTTATTACTTTATTCTCTTGCTACTCTTTTGATCTATTTAGTCAATATTTCGCAATCGAGTTGTGTAAGTGACTGCACACAAGACTTCAAATCAGATAGAATGTAGTGAAGGACATCTACCAACTAGTCACCCATCCCTATCACTACTCCATACTCTTATCCAGTTTACAAATTTCGTCCATATGACTCAAGTTTCACCATCGAGCAAAAAGGTAGATGATTTCTTATCGGGGTTGTCTCAATTGTCTCAGAATAAAATTCGAGAAGACGAACAACGACAGAGGGAGCTACAAAGAAGCatcgaagagttgaagagaCTGAATTCGACTTCGCCAGCAAAACCTGATTACGATGAGCTAACTCCGGTGAACTCGCTGATGATTTCAGACTCAGTTCCAACTTTGAAGTTCAGCAGAAGCTCAGGGCCCACTGAATATAAATCTAGACTAGACATctatgaagaagagaaccCTCCAAAGCTaccaaaaagaagaaatattgaaagtaatgaagatgaagatgctCCAAAATTGCCAAGAAGACCAGAATCTACAGAGCCTGTGGAAGAAAACCCTCCTCCACTTCCTACAAGGAAATTTGCATATTCCACATCAGACTTGAATATTAACTTGCTTCAACCAACAGGCCGTAAAGGTCCTATTCCTGTCGCAAAACCAAAGCAGACTTCGAATCACTCATTTCCAGAATTCAAAGCTAAATCTGGTTCCACTGGAGGCGGTACCATTAAGTCTTTTTCCCAGATAGAAgctgaaatcaaaaacaGAGATGTATCACAAACAGAGgattccaaattgaaacaagtCCCCCCAAAGCCAAAGTCCAAACCTAGAATCAGTGAGACTTCTGTAGTTGTAGATTCGGTAGCAAAAAATGACTGgctttcttcatcaattgGAAACAAGGCAACTGTCCACACAACCCAGTCTTATGCCGGACATGTAGAACCATTGAAACCCACACCAAGGCCCAAGGCAGACTGGTTGTCTTCTACTTTACATAATCCAAAAACAACAGTACACACTTCGCCTGCCAAAGTAAGCGTTGACTCACCAGGAGAGCACAGTTCTGGTAAGCCAGGTAGCAAACCTCCTCTTCCTCCCAAAATTGCCATTACTTCTCCCTCTAAGGGAGCAGCAGCCAGCTGGCTCAATAGTGCTGTTAGTAAGAAGGATCTTCATACACATTCAGAAGTGGCTTCAAAACCATCTTATATAATtccgaagaagaagaatcaaaatgtagaagaatcagaGAAAAAGACACCCGAGTACTTGGAAAAACTAGGAAAGTTGCAGAAAGGCGAATCGTTGAAAACCCCAGTTTCAAAAGCTCCATTGAACAAATATGCTCAAGAAGAGGACACTCTAAAGAACACGATCGCAAATCTTTCGTCTTCTAAAAAACCACCTCCAAAGCCATTGAAACCTCCAGTCTCAAAATACACCCAGGAAGAGACTGACTTGCTCAAAACTACTTTGGCTGGATTGTCTACAAGCAAAGTGCCAGTTGTTAGGGTTTCAAAACCATCAGTAGAAAAGTATACAAAAAACGAAAGCGAGCTTCTTAAATCAACTATATCAAACTTGTCGCCAAACAAGAAGCCTCTTATACCGACTAAGCCAGCTTTTAACAAGtacgaagaaaatgattcTCAGATATTAAGAGCTCAGATGAGTCAGCTCTCCAACAAGAGCAAATTATCCACAAAACAGGATAATAATATAACAGAGGGAATGTATGCTCATAGTAAACTCAAACCAGTGGCTCCACCCCTCAAACCCAAGACCAAGCCGGTTGTTGAACAACCTCCTAAACGGGCAACTGCAGTTGAGAAACCAAAGCCCGTATCATTCCAGGACCAACTATCCAACATCTTGAGAGCCAACACAGTCCCTCAACTTGCAGGTGCTTCTAGTAATGGAATCCCAACAGCTACAATAATTAGCCGTTCAAACACAGATCCTATAAgggagaaaagaaaagatacaGTAGGTAATGGTAAGTTAGTTCATCCTGGTAAGGGAAGAGCAAAGGGTCCAAAGAGAAAGCTTCCTAAATCGATGCAGAAATCTCAGGCTCAAAGTAGCAACAGTTCAAAGAAGTCGGCGAATGTTAAGGAAAGTGATCCAGTTTCCTTAAATCCaattgaatcttctgaaccaaaagaagaagaaactatGCTTGCGgtaccaaagaagaaacctgCTCCTACAGTGAACAAGCTAACTAAACCAAAGCCTGTTGAAGGATTGAAGCCCAGCCGGAACTTCAGTGGGGAGATTTTCATATAGGAGATACAGACATTCAGATCGATTCTATTCTTTTATAAAGAACAATTATTTGTTTTACTTTCTCAAACGTAGATTGGCACTCATAGTCGTATATATGTGAAGTCGTAAATGTATGTACAGTCAATTTTGCAGATGAATGCGCATGAAGCAACATCCCCAATTAGGCTAGTTGTGTGGAACAAGAactgtgaaaaatgtagGCGAGCTAACAGAGCTGGCTCGTACTTATAAGTGAGATTTGAAACATGGATATTGAAGACTATTGATAGAGTAGCCGTTGCTCGAGTAGCCATTGTGTATTATAGCATCTTATAACCTGAGGGAACATCTCGTTATCATCTTCCCCACTAAACTAGTGTGATTTCAGAAGACATTAAAGCGTGCGGCTCGCGAATGttttttcttccagaacaaatggacaacttttcaaaaCAGTTATGTAAACATTATATACGATCCAACAGTGAATAATTGTTGCAAGCGATAATCCTCGTTGCAAACAGTACTGTACTACTAGTCTACCCTGAAATGGATAAAGTTACCGAGCAGTTGGAGGCATGGAAGGCTGAGATTCCTGCCAAATTGGAACAGGCCCAAATCTACTTCAACCAGTTCAAGCAATCGATTCCAAAGAACGTGGACGAACTCCAGCCTCACATCGACTACATCAAGTCCATTACTCAGGACGACATAATAAACgacttcaccaacttcaaggtAACTCCCATCACAATTTCCATCACGATCACGACTTTGACGACGATCTTCATTATCTCAAAGTTGTTTTGTAGATGCTCTTCTGACACGAAaaccaagaaaaagaacaagaagccTAAAAAGAAACTCTCGAAGGCGCAGAAGGCCAACAAGGATATCCAGGCCATTTTGGACTTTGTTGAATCCGAGTATGTGCCTCAGATCGACACATACATTGTGGAATACAAGAGCTTGAAACCCGAAGAGCTCGAGTACAAGTACAactactttgaagaaatgttgttgaaggagttgatgaagttggaCGAGGTCGATGTCAGTGGCAACGATATCTTGAgagaaaacagaaagaaagtgaTAAAATTTGTCCAGGATCaccagaagagattggacagattcaaaaaagaaagaaacttCTAAGATGAGCTTTCAAGACACTGATATCTCAATTTAGATATGTATTGTATTCTGTTAATAAATGTAATCTACTATGAATAAGTAGCGCAATCACTTCAAAGAGTCTATTCtagtatataaatatatatttctttAAATAATAAATAATGTAACCTTTTAACAGTATTACAGTATTTAGTCGATATACTCTATTTCTTGTTTATCACTGTCTTGTGCGAGTCGAAATCCTGGGGTTGGATTCTGGCTCCTCTCTTGACTCCAAACTCAGGAATGGCACCGTCCGAATTACCAGGAAACACGTCTACAAGTAGAGGCAATCTATGGCCCAACCACAAGGCACTGTTGGTGTGGTCTTCCAAATCGTTACCCGTTTGAGGGTGAATAAGAACTGACAAATTTCCATGGTACAATTGAAACCAACTGAGAACCTTGATGAACACCTCAGGTCTTCTCACATCCGCCTCCCAGAACTGCGTTGGATGTGGGCCAATGATCTTGTCATCGGGCAACTTCTTCACGATGATGGAGCCATTGGCTGAATCTTCAGGGAAGTCTTCAAGTAACTTGGCTCTTAAGTTGTCGGACTCGGTAAGCGACTTTGCATTATGCGCATAGTAGTAGACATGGAAATCGTAGTATTGCACCGGATATGTGAACGAAAGTCCGTGAACCGAGGTGGTGGCTACAGAGGGATCGTTTTGTGGAAGATGGGTAACGTACTCCATTGCTATATGCTGAAAGGATAAAACTCGAAACTctaaaagaagaataaacTTATTGACCAAATTTCGTTCCCAGGATTAGCCACTTACCTAAGGGGCGCCGCTTTGGTATAGAGCCACaattgctgcgaaaactGCGCTACCAACGATAAGAATAATGCATCACCAAATACCATTCTACAACAATATGCTACAATATAAGTAATAGGATTTGTATAATATAGATGTAAATACTATTTTAAAGCTCCTAAGCCAAATTCAAGTCCTTCTGCACCATGGTCTTGCAAATAGGGTGGTACTTGTCTTCAAATCTCTTGAAAGTCTCCACAGCAAACTCGATGCTGACACTGGTCTGCAAGAGCTTGTAACCTGGTCTGACATACTTCATACGACCTACAGTGCCCAACCAGTCAGCAAAGAACTTAACTTGTTCGTCCGAACTAGTGTAGTTCCCGtatttgatcaacaattcaTTCCAACGAGCAAGTACTTCACCGTTCTTACTGGCTGCATACTTTGGGTAGATAGAAGGCAACTTTCTGATGAGTTCAGGAGAGACATCAAGGTCCTTAAATCTATCAGTTAAGGTTTCGATAAAGAGCATCTCTTGTTCTCCTTCGAATTCCTTAACATCAGCTTCGGAGAACTTGACTTCAGTTTCACCGGACTTAACGAAGTCCACCCACTTTTCAACCAAGACGTAGACTTGATCAGCCAATGTAGTGTCGAACTTGGGATCATCAGGTAAGCCGGGCTGGAACAaccacttctccaaatCAATGGTGTCCAACGCATCTTTCTTACCCAATGGAGTGTAGAAATCATACAAGGTCTCTATGAACTGAGCACTGTTAAGCGATTGGTAACggaacttcttgaagtaaTGCTTGATAAATGGATCGAACTCCTTGGTACCACCGACTTTCGTCTCGATGtgaaacaagaagttgaaaccCTTTTCATATGGAATTCTAGAAAATGCATCGTCGGGATCGCCACTTGCCAAGTCCCATACCAATGATGTGAACTTGGGATCAAACGACTCCACAGTCTCTACTAATGCATTCCAGCCAATAATGGCATTGAAGTGTCTCACTTGCTCGCCATACTTTTCTGGGTTGGCTCTGCCTTCCTCTTGggcttcagcagcagctaTGGCTCCTATAATTCGCCTTTCCAAATACACAGTCCAACCTTCGTTCAACCAAAAGTGCTCCCACGAACAATTAGTAACGAGATTACCGGACCATGAATGAGCCAATTCATGTGCCATCACCTTGACTTGAGTTCTGTCCTTACTTATCAAAGTGGGTGTGAGCTGGGTCATGTTGGGAATTTCCATACCTCCGTAGGGGAAACTCGAAGGAAGAACTAACGAATCGAATCTCGACCATTCATATTCGAAGACGATCTTCTCGGCGATCTGGATGAAATTCTCCATATCCTTCTCAAACTCCCACTGACAGTCCTTCAAAGATGGCTCTTCAGAGTAGACATCAGATCTGGGACCAATAGGAGCCTTGTGGAGATTACCAGAAGTGATAGAAACTAAGTATGAAGGAATGGGAATAGGCTGGTCAAAATGGTATACACCTGCTTCATTACTTGGCTGCGGTCTACCAGACATAGTACACACCAGAGGCGATTTAGCTGTGAACTTGTATGGAGACTTGACACCAGGGGTGTCAAAACAAGGGAACAAACTACGAGCGTGAATGGCTTGACATTGAGAAAATACATATGGACCAGTGTCTCCTTGAATAAACTGAATGGCAGTACACTTGTCGGTGGTACGGAAATCGACTTCCACAGTGAGACTCTCATTTTCACCATCAATTGGAATTACCAAGGGAGAGCCAAAAGGAGCTTTGTGTGGCAAAAGTTCgaaaacaacttctttACCATTGACTTTAGCAGTCAGCACTTCCAAAAACGAAGTGTCCAATACAAGGCGGTTGGTTTTGGtgagtttcttcaaagtgTATATCACATTTCCTGAAATATTCTTACTCTCAAACGATACCAGGAGCGACAAATCCGTGTGGACAACCTTAAACTCTGCATAATTGGAGTTGGTGCACGGGTCTAGCTCGTGTGATCTTTTGCTAATATTCTCAAACTTTGACATGGCTAATTGGACTTTtcgaagaaaacgaaattAGTACgaattattcaattctacGAAATAGTGCCTTCTAGTAGATAATTTAGATGGTGACCAGAGTGGTAGCGCCGTCACTGTCTCATTGCCTAAATGCCTTGGATATTTTAAATTTAGTGCCGATTCTGTCAAAGGCTCTTCTTGGTGCAGGTATTTTTGTGTTCGAAAGTGCAAGAGCCGTTTCATCGTTTCATAGGCAACTAGACTGTATGTGAATAAAGAAATATAACGTATACTGAAACGAGGCTATTCTATACAATGTTCAACCGGTTCAAGGAATTGTCCttatctatatatatatgggTGCACCAAAAATTTCGTCACTATTAGAATGTCGTATCAAGTTCGCTTTAAAGACCAGCGGTTGCGGAAGCTGTCGTTTCATGAGTTTCGGCTTCtgttggtttcttcttcttcttgtctctcTTCTGACTGGCCTCAGCTACCAACTGTTCAAAGATTCTTGCTTCCTCGTCCTCATCTTCGGTTCTTGTTACAGCCGAAAACACTTCGCCAATCAATTTCAAGGCATTAGCTCTGTCtattctctttttcaaaggtacttcttcatcatagAGAATATTATCACAAACTCCACGAATGGTACCTTGGATCTCGAATTTGGATCCTGACCAAGCTGCCGCTAACACTTTGCCCATCAAGtacttttccatttcaGCCAACTCTTCTGGTGTGTGCTTTTCAGgaatcttttcttctttagaaTTGCTGGTTTTTACATCATTAGCATCTTTGTCTTTAGAGTCTTCGGAGTCTTTGTCTCCTTTACTATCTTGATCTGCTTGCTGTTCGTGTAGTTCTTGatccttctttttctttctgatgctctcgatttcttcctctAATTTATTCACCTCTTGCTCTGCGGCCAgcttcttggcttcttcctcttctgcttctttgaGTGCATGGTATTCATTATCTTGTTGCATCTTGGAGTATTCTTCCATGGTTCTCTGCGCATCCAAGGCTGTAGAAACCGTGGAAAAGGTATCCTTGACTACTCCACCCTTTTCTTTGACAGAGTGCCAAAACCCTCCCCAGCCAAAGAATGTCTGgttcttcaaaaagatCTTCAGCTTGGTCTTATAGATGGAGCCAAGAGTATGTAAGATCTCAAGTCCAAAactttccattttcaacGACTCCGCTTCATACTGCAATTTGCCCTTGAACGACTGTGCTACGTCGTCCTTCATGTCGGTCTCAGTAAACAACGACAACTTGTCAATAAGTTTGTTGGAGAGCTCTTTTCTCATCtcgatcttcttcaaacgaCACTCCTCTTcaaacttctccaactcttctttaCGcttctgatcttctttttctttttcggTAAGTTGCTTTTTACTTGGATCCACCTCCTCTGTATGTTCTGAATGCAGTAACAAAAGAGGAGCTTTATCGGATGAATTGGTAGTAGAATATTTATCAGTAGAACTAGTAGTAGTAGAACTAGTAGTATTAGAAGTCTTATTTGGAGTATTGTCGGTAGTTGCAtcatcttccttcttttcgtccttcttttcatcatcagtgTAGCCCGATAATTCCGCAGATTTCGACAACTCTTGCAATAAAGTCAATTCACCTATCCATTCTTTGAAAGCTTCTCCACCAAATATCATGGAGAAAAACTCAGATGGATCTTCGAATCCTTCCGTGGGAATCGATTCTTGCTTACCGAACTTGTCATATTTAGctctcaacttctcgtCACTCAAAACTTGGTAagcttctccaacttcttggaactTGGCAGCTGCCAGCGGGTCATCGGGGTTCTTATCTGGATGTAATCTGATTGCAGCTTTACGATACGccttcttgatttccaaCGAC
This Scheffersomyces stipitis CBS 6054 chromosome 3, complete sequence DNA region includes the following protein-coding sequences:
- a CDS encoding predicted protein; the protein is MSFSFGFTKEDFSDDDFEESSHTHLSDYQKVNGNEKVPNSLSTFSSTIERQNLPVIHSTESLLQTLRNVRLTFDNYTTPIGQNIVYRRELFDVKHQVMTEDNQENTKINEILIDLNDKDLEKRVYEGGFKSWECSYDTVDLLAKFIQSDSLLSTYSSYLDFGCGTSLPSSFLLLQKFQRKNRNPIKVILSDFNQEVLRLVSLPNILIHWASTLEPQLLHDLTTSEDIPYLKNDELLITDALIDTFINDLKEYNVELVFISGSWGTQFNQLIEKYAIDFIISSETIYSLETLPLVAESIVDILEKSGTKEGRALIAAKNIYFGVGGSVIEFLHYLSRVKTDKFTVQAEEVDDAQLKRSMIDIVYKA
- the CGA1 gene encoding Glucoamylase 1 precursor (Glucan 1,4-alpha-glucosidase) (1,4-alpha-D-glucan glucohydrolase) (go_function hydrolase activity, hydrolyzing O-glycosyl compounds~go_process carbohydrate metabolism), whose amino-acid sequence is MIFRDLIKSSVVALGVTNSVLEVASSTSSSGDSRATVPNDLTLGVKQVPNILNDTAVDANQEAKGYTLVNVTSTPRGLTGILELKEATNIYGYDFDHLNLTVTYQSDKRLNVHIEPTNLTDVYILPEDLVVKPTIEGDVNSFNFEDSDLVFQYHSDDFSFEVVRASTGEVLFSTDGNPLVFSNQFIQFNTTLPKGYAISGLGESIHGSLSLPGTVKTLFANDVGDPIDGNIYGVHPVYYDQRYNSNTTHGVYWRTSAIQEVIFEEQSLTWRALSGVIDLYFFSGPDPKDVIQQYVSEIGLPAFQPYWALGYHQCRWGYREIEDLEDVVTNFKNFNIPLETIWSDIDYMDSYKDFTNDPHRYPTDKYQDFLDKLHKNNQHYVPIFDAAIYVPNPNNETDNDYTPFHAGNESDIFLKNPDGSLYIGAVWPGYTAFPDFLANNTQDWWNEMFKEWHDRIPFDGIWSDMNEVSSFCVGSCGTGRYFENPADPPFLVGGEVTQYPSGFNVSNSTEWKSISSSIAATATTSKPSPSSSSASIDSMNTLLPGKGNINYPPYAINHAQGDHDLATHAVSPNATHADGTVEYDIHNLYGFLQEKAIHAALLEIFPNKRPFIIARSTFSGAGHYMGHWGGDNNADYDMMYFSIPQAFSMGLSGIPFFGVDVCGFNGNSDAELCSRWMQLGSFFPFYRNHNVLGAISQEPYVWSSVADATRTSMAIRYLLLPYYYTLLHESHVTGLPILRSLSWQFPYEKKYNGIDNQLFVGDALIVTPVLEPGVNKTKGVFPGAGVSEVYYDWYTHEKQDFRNGKNETLAAPLGHIPLHVRGGHILPLQEPGYTVAESRENPFALLVALDNEGNASGKLYLDDGESLEIEESLYVDFVAHSKSLTASSFGEYNVSQPLANITILGVEKKPKQVEFEDSKVKFSYENSTIFVTGLEKYTKEGAFAKQFTLTW